In the genome of Mycobacterium kansasii ATCC 12478, one region contains:
- a CDS encoding SRPBCC family protein, giving the protein MPLLSKTVEVSADAVAIMGIVADIERYPEWNEGIKGAWVLHRYDDGRPSQVRLDTAIQGFEGIYIHAVYYPGENQIQTVMQQGDLFLKQEQLFSVVETGANSLLTVDIDVEPSLPVPAPMVKMLLNNVLEQLAENLKQRAEHLATG; this is encoded by the coding sequence ATGCCACTCTTGAGCAAGACCGTCGAGGTCAGCGCGGACGCCGTAGCGATCATGGGCATCGTCGCCGATATCGAGCGGTACCCGGAATGGAACGAAGGGATCAAGGGCGCCTGGGTGCTGCACCGCTACGATGACGGGCGTCCCAGCCAGGTGCGGCTCGACACCGCGATCCAAGGCTTCGAGGGCATCTATATCCACGCCGTGTATTACCCCGGCGAGAATCAGATTCAAACGGTCATGCAGCAGGGCGACTTATTTCTCAAGCAGGAACAGTTGTTCAGCGTGGTGGAGACCGGCGCCAACAGCTTGCTGACCGTGGACATCGACGTCGAGCCCAGCCTGCCGGTGCCCGCGCCCATGGTGAAGATGCTGCTCAACAACGTCCTCGAGCAGCTCGCCGAGAACCTCAAACAGCGGGCCGAACACCTGGCCACCGGCTAG
- a CDS encoding MlaE family ABC transporter permease, whose protein sequence is MATSAVLRARFPRAAANVNRYGGAAVRGLDTTGRLAWFTLVSLGNVPFALSRYRKETLRLIAQIGMGTGAMAVVGGTAAIVGFVTLSGSSLVAIQGFASLGNIGVEAFTGFFAALINVRIAAPVVTGVAMAATVGAGATAELGAMRISEEIDALEVMGIKSVCFLATTRILAGLTVIIPLYAMAMIMAFLSPQITTTVLYGQSTGTYEHYFRTFLRPDDVFWSFLEAIIITAVVMVSHCYYGYSAGGGPVGVGEAVGRSMRFSLVSIPVVVLSAALALYGVDPNFALTV, encoded by the coding sequence ATGGCGACTTCTGCGGTATTACGGGCCCGATTCCCCAGGGCCGCCGCCAATGTGAACCGGTATGGCGGGGCCGCGGTCCGCGGACTGGACACGACCGGCCGGCTGGCCTGGTTCACGCTGGTGAGTCTCGGGAACGTCCCGTTTGCGCTGAGCCGCTACCGCAAGGAAACCCTGCGGTTGATCGCTCAGATCGGAATGGGCACCGGTGCGATGGCCGTCGTCGGCGGCACCGCCGCCATCGTCGGTTTCGTGACGTTGTCCGGCAGTTCGCTGGTCGCCATCCAGGGCTTCGCGTCGCTGGGGAACATCGGTGTGGAGGCGTTCACCGGCTTTTTCGCCGCGCTGATCAACGTCCGCATCGCCGCGCCGGTGGTCACCGGCGTGGCCATGGCGGCAACGGTCGGTGCCGGTGCCACCGCCGAGCTGGGCGCGATGCGGATCAGCGAAGAGATCGACGCCCTGGAAGTGATGGGCATCAAGTCGGTCTGCTTCCTGGCGACCACGCGGATCCTGGCCGGGCTGACGGTGATCATCCCGCTTTATGCGATGGCGATGATCATGGCGTTCCTGTCCCCGCAGATCACCACGACGGTGCTCTACGGCCAGTCGACCGGCACATACGAGCACTACTTCCGGACGTTCCTGCGCCCCGACGACGTCTTCTGGTCGTTTCTGGAGGCGATCATCATCACCGCGGTGGTGATGGTCAGTCACTGCTACTACGGGTACAGCGCAGGCGGCGGCCCCGTCGGTGTCGGCGAGGCCGTCGGCCGATCGATGCGTTTCTCGCTGGTTTCGATTCCCGTGGTCGTCTTGTCCGCCGCGTTGGCGCTCTACGGCGTCGACCCGAACTTCGCACTGACGGTGTAA
- a CDS encoding MlaE family ABC transporter permease: MGYLRDQLETPLTLVGGFFRMCVLTGKALFRRPFQWREFILQCWFIMRVALLPAILVSVPFTVLLIFTLNVLLAQFGAADLSGAGAAIGAVTQLGPQVTVLVVAGAGSTAICADLGARTIREEIDAMEVLGIDPIHRLVVPRVIAATLIATLLNALVITVGLVGGYLFGVYLQNVSGGAYLATLTTITGLPEVVIAMVKAATFGLIAGLVGCYRGLTVRGGSKGLGTAVNETVVLCVVALFAVNVVLTTVGVRFGTGH; this comes from the coding sequence ATGGGCTATCTGCGGGACCAGTTGGAAACGCCTCTCACGCTTGTCGGCGGATTCTTCCGGATGTGTGTGTTGACCGGAAAGGCGCTGTTTCGCCGGCCATTCCAATGGCGCGAGTTCATCCTGCAGTGCTGGTTCATCATGCGGGTCGCGCTGCTGCCGGCCATCTTGGTCTCGGTACCGTTCACCGTCCTGCTGATCTTCACGCTCAACGTGCTGCTGGCCCAGTTCGGTGCCGCGGACCTCTCCGGTGCCGGCGCGGCGATCGGGGCCGTCACCCAGCTCGGCCCGCAGGTCACGGTGCTGGTGGTGGCCGGCGCCGGGTCGACAGCCATCTGCGCCGATCTGGGTGCCCGCACCATCCGTGAAGAGATCGACGCGATGGAGGTGCTGGGCATCGACCCCATCCACCGGCTCGTCGTTCCCCGCGTCATTGCCGCGACCCTCATCGCCACGTTGCTCAACGCCCTGGTGATCACCGTCGGCCTGGTGGGCGGTTATCTCTTCGGTGTGTATCTGCAGAACGTGTCGGGCGGGGCTTACCTGGCCACGCTCACCACCATTACCGGCCTGCCCGAGGTCGTCATCGCAATGGTCAAGGCGGCGACGTTCGGGCTCATCGCCGGGCTGGTCGGCTGCTATCGCGGGCTGACCGTTCGGGGTGGCTCCAAGGGTTTGGGTACCGCTGTCAACGAGACCGTCGTGCTGTGCGTGGTCGCCCTTTTCGCGGTCAACGTGGTGCTGACCACGGTCGGCGTCCGGTTCGGGACGGGGCACTGA
- the fadD5 gene encoding fatty-acid--CoA ligase FadD5 — translation MTAQLASHLSQATHGLEQPYLARRQNWVNQLQRHALMQPGATALRFTGHTLTWSDLSHRVSALAGALSRRGVGFGDRVMILMLNRTEFIESVFAANMLGAIAVPLNFRLTPTEIAFLVEDCAPRVLVTEAVLAPVATGVRAIHPLVDTIVVAGGASDDTVLGYDNLLSEPGDPPAPVDIPNDSPALIMYTSGTTGRPKGAVLTHTNLTGQAITALYTSGANVNSDVGFIGVPLFHIAGIGNMLTGMMLGVPTVLYPLGAFDPGQLLDVLEAERVTGIFLVPAQWQAVCAEQQARPRNLKLRVMSWGAAPAPDALLRQMSEVFPGTQILAAFGQTEMSPVTCMLLGEDAIRKRGSVGKVIPTVAARVVDDQMNDVPVGEVGEIVYRAPTLMSGYWNNPEATAEAFAGGWFHSGDLVRMDEDGYVWVVDRKKDMIISGGENIYCAEVENVLAGHPGIVEVAVIGRPDEKWGEVPVAIAAVTDAPLGIEDLTEYLTERLARYKHPKALEIVEALPRNPAGKVLKTELRLRYGARKSFGNRSAPTYSTTREDD, via the coding sequence TTGACCGCGCAACTGGCCAGTCATCTGAGCCAGGCCACACATGGCCTGGAACAGCCTTACCTGGCCCGGCGGCAAAACTGGGTCAACCAGCTGCAGCGGCACGCGCTGATGCAGCCCGGGGCGACCGCGCTTCGCTTTACGGGTCATACCCTGACGTGGTCTGACCTGAGCCATCGGGTCTCCGCGCTGGCCGGCGCATTGAGCCGTCGAGGGGTCGGCTTCGGCGACCGGGTGATGATCCTGATGCTCAACCGCACCGAGTTCATCGAGTCGGTGTTCGCGGCCAACATGCTCGGGGCGATCGCGGTGCCACTGAATTTCCGGCTCACCCCGACGGAGATCGCCTTCCTGGTGGAGGATTGCGCCCCGCGGGTGCTCGTCACCGAGGCGGTGCTGGCACCGGTAGCCACCGGAGTCCGCGCCATCCACCCGCTGGTGGACACGATCGTGGTGGCCGGCGGCGCATCCGACGACACCGTGCTGGGCTATGACAACCTGCTCAGCGAACCGGGAGACCCGCCGGCGCCCGTCGACATCCCCAACGACTCGCCGGCCCTGATCATGTACACCTCCGGGACCACCGGCCGGCCGAAGGGCGCGGTGCTCACGCACACCAACCTCACCGGGCAGGCCATCACCGCGCTGTACACCAGCGGCGCCAACGTCAACAGTGACGTCGGTTTCATCGGCGTCCCGCTGTTCCACATCGCCGGCATCGGCAACATGCTGACCGGGATGATGCTCGGCGTCCCCACCGTGCTCTACCCACTGGGCGCGTTCGATCCCGGTCAACTGCTCGACGTGCTGGAGGCCGAGCGGGTCACCGGCATCTTTCTGGTGCCCGCGCAGTGGCAGGCGGTGTGCGCCGAGCAGCAGGCGCGGCCGCGCAACCTGAAATTGCGGGTGATGTCATGGGGGGCTGCACCGGCGCCGGATGCGTTGCTGCGGCAGATGTCGGAGGTCTTTCCCGGAACCCAGATTCTGGCCGCGTTCGGCCAGACCGAGATGTCGCCGGTCACCTGCATGCTGCTCGGCGAGGACGCGATCCGCAAACGCGGCTCGGTCGGCAAGGTGATCCCCACGGTCGCCGCCCGCGTGGTCGACGACCAGATGAACGACGTGCCCGTCGGTGAGGTAGGTGAAATCGTTTACCGGGCACCAACATTGATGAGCGGCTATTGGAACAACCCGGAGGCCACCGCGGAAGCGTTCGCCGGCGGCTGGTTTCATTCCGGGGATCTCGTTCGGATGGACGAGGACGGCTACGTCTGGGTGGTCGACCGCAAGAAGGACATGATCATCTCCGGCGGCGAGAACATCTACTGCGCCGAGGTGGAAAACGTTCTGGCCGGGCATCCCGGCATCGTCGAAGTCGCGGTCATCGGCCGGCCCGACGAAAAGTGGGGCGAGGTGCCGGTTGCGATCGCGGCTGTAACGGACGCTCCCCTCGGGATCGAAGACCTAACTGAGTACCTGACCGAACGGCTCGCGCGCTACAAACACCCGAAGGCGCTCGAGATCGTCGAGGCACTGCCCCGCAACCCCGCCGGGAAGGTGCTCAAAACCGAATTGAGATTGCGTTACGGAGCTCGGAAAAGCTTCGGAAACCGTTCTGCGCCAACGTATTCGACGACAAGAGAGGACGACTGA
- a CDS encoding GntR family transcriptional regulator, translating into MNAPLSARPRSRRPLRRAQLSDEVAGHLRAAIMSGTLRPGTFIRLDETAAELGVSITPVREALLKLRGEGMVQLEPHRGHVVLPLTRQDIDDIFWLQATIARELAAAATARITDVEIEELSRINDALAAAVGSADAETIATLEFSFHRVFNQASHRIKLAWFLLNAARYMPAQVFAADPRWGAAAVENHRRLIAALRRRDAAAVAEHTVWQFTDAARRLTETLDRNGIFGQADRVAPSP; encoded by the coding sequence ATGAACGCTCCGCTATCCGCCCGGCCGCGAAGCCGGCGGCCGCTGCGCCGGGCGCAGTTGTCCGACGAGGTGGCCGGCCACCTGCGGGCGGCGATCATGTCGGGGACCCTGCGTCCGGGCACGTTCATCCGCCTCGACGAGACCGCGGCCGAACTCGGGGTCAGCATCACGCCGGTCCGCGAGGCCCTGCTGAAGCTGCGCGGTGAGGGCATGGTGCAGCTCGAACCGCACCGTGGTCACGTCGTATTGCCGCTGACCAGGCAGGACATCGACGACATCTTCTGGCTGCAGGCCACCATCGCCAGGGAGCTTGCCGCCGCGGCCACCGCCCGGATCACCGACGTCGAGATCGAGGAGCTCAGCCGCATCAACGATGCGCTGGCCGCCGCCGTCGGGTCCGCTGACGCCGAGACCATAGCGACGCTGGAGTTCTCATTCCATCGCGTCTTCAACCAGGCCAGCCACCGAATCAAACTGGCCTGGTTCTTATTGAATGCCGCCCGGTACATGCCGGCGCAGGTGTTTGCCGCCGATCCGCGCTGGGGCGCGGCCGCCGTGGAAAATCACCGCCGACTGATCGCGGCGCTGCGTCGCCGGGATGCGGCCGCGGTCGCCGAGCACACTGTCTGGCAATTCACCGACGCAGCGCGCCGGCTGACCGAAACGCTGGACCGCAACGGAATCTTCGGCCAAGCCGACCGGGTTGCCCCGTCTCCCTAG